A stretch of Funiculus sociatus GB2-C1 DNA encodes these proteins:
- a CDS encoding YybH family protein encodes MAVTSIQLRHETSIRELLERWARATRLGQQDEVLANHAPDVTIFDVLPPLKYEGADAYRKSWDEWQPATEGPTRFEIRDLKVTVGNDVAFAHGLIHCGGTKPDGGTFEDWVRATFCLCQVEGKWLITHQHISMPLKV; translated from the coding sequence ATGGCAGTTACCAGTATCCAACTAAGGCATGAAACATCGATTCGGGAGCTATTGGAAAGATGGGCGCGGGCGACCCGCCTTGGGCAGCAAGACGAAGTTTTGGCCAACCATGCGCCCGATGTCACCATTTTTGATGTGCTGCCACCGCTTAAATATGAAGGAGCAGACGCCTACCGCAAAAGCTGGGATGAGTGGCAGCCCGCTACGGAAGGCCCAACTCGCTTTGAGATCCGCGACCTCAAAGTCACTGTTGGTAATGATGTGGCCTTTGCCCACGGTTTGATTCACTGCGGTGGCACTAAGCCCGATGGCGGCACATTTGAAGATTGGGTACGGGCAACGTTTTGCCTCTGTCAGGTAGAGGGCAAATGGCTGATTACCCATCAGCATATTTCGATGCCGCTGAAAGTGTAG
- a CDS encoding AAA family ATPase, producing the protein MQVNTDLFDSVRQQSVDNQAPLAARMRPRTLDEFIGQDHIIGPGRLLRRAIQADQLSSLIFFGPPGTGKTTLARIIANSTRAHFIAINAVLSGVKEIRDAIATAQKRQKEHTQRTILFVDEVHRFNKSQQDALLPWVENGTVILIGATTENPYFEVNKALVSRSRIFQLKPLNEADLRGVLQQALTDSERGYGTLSVTVEPDAIAHLVNVANGDARSLLNALELAVETTPQEADGVILVTLAVAEESIQQRAVLYDKEGDAHFDTISAFIKSLRGSDPDAALYWLAKMVYAGEDPRFIFRRMLILASEDVGLADPNAVVVVNGCAQAFEWVGMPEGRYHLAQATLYLANAPKSNSVMGFFDALAVVEKEREVEVPNHLKDANRDKKGLGHGAGYLYPHAYRDHWVAQQYLPSSLQGQVFYQPSTQGFEGEIKTQVARHREAQLEAVAEGVFVSPVEVLTTGPTDRTVDRWLQRTLSQVGEQLEMVRDRIFSLTQLQRHHVVLDLNASSGLLTFEALRRVPEGGVYACTRTPAEAIALQEQVAALPELKRPFVLSSTLTELPEVLATQAPDIRFDCIIGRNALIHEPDKLAAAKMLAQLLQQSGVLVLAETVPRYTQRLYRLLEKSKLNADLYQRLVAAEEAIYSDKLDPMVNWDTDELRAAFEEVGLVVEVDEERSLTQLHITPALIERWFATTSATNRPSYAAHLANNLHEEEIRTVKDLFTRWLLHQTVNWESAIAFARAELS; encoded by the coding sequence ATGCAGGTGAATACGGACTTGTTCGACTCTGTGCGTCAACAATCAGTGGACAACCAGGCACCCCTCGCCGCTAGGATGCGTCCTCGCACCCTAGATGAATTTATCGGTCAAGACCACATCATTGGGCCTGGACGCCTATTGCGTCGTGCGATTCAAGCTGACCAGCTTTCTTCGCTTATCTTTTTTGGCCCACCGGGTACCGGGAAAACAACTCTCGCTCGGATTATCGCCAACTCAACTCGCGCTCACTTCATTGCGATTAATGCTGTTCTCTCTGGCGTCAAAGAAATTCGGGATGCGATCGCAACTGCTCAAAAACGTCAAAAGGAACATACTCAGCGCACTATCCTTTTTGTTGACGAGGTTCACCGCTTTAATAAGTCGCAGCAAGATGCCCTGCTCCCTTGGGTGGAGAACGGGACGGTTATTCTAATTGGTGCAACCACAGAAAATCCCTACTTTGAAGTTAACAAAGCTCTTGTCAGCCGATCGCGCATCTTTCAGCTCAAACCTCTCAATGAAGCTGACTTACGCGGTGTCCTCCAACAGGCACTAACTGACTCAGAACGCGGTTATGGGACGCTATCTGTAACAGTAGAGCCAGATGCGATCGCACATCTAGTCAATGTCGCCAACGGCGATGCCCGTTCATTACTCAATGCCTTGGAACTGGCTGTCGAGACAACACCACAGGAGGCCGATGGTGTCATTCTCGTTACGCTGGCTGTGGCGGAGGAATCTATTCAGCAGAGGGCTGTACTTTATGACAAGGAAGGAGACGCCCACTTCGATACCATTAGTGCCTTTATCAAAAGCTTGCGGGGTTCTGACCCTGATGCGGCTTTATACTGGCTAGCAAAAATGGTTTATGCCGGGGAAGACCCTCGCTTCATTTTCCGGCGAATGTTAATTTTAGCCAGTGAAGATGTGGGACTGGCTGACCCCAATGCTGTCGTGGTCGTTAATGGCTGCGCCCAAGCCTTTGAGTGGGTGGGGATGCCGGAAGGACGCTATCACTTGGCTCAAGCTACGCTTTATCTCGCCAATGCTCCCAAATCTAACAGTGTCATGGGCTTTTTCGATGCCTTAGCAGTGGTTGAGAAGGAACGGGAGGTGGAGGTACCCAATCACCTCAAGGATGCTAACCGGGACAAGAAAGGATTGGGGCATGGAGCAGGTTATCTTTATCCTCATGCCTACCGTGACCATTGGGTGGCTCAACAGTACTTGCCTAGTAGTTTACAGGGACAGGTGTTTTATCAACCTTCAACACAGGGTTTTGAAGGGGAAATTAAAACACAGGTGGCTCGTCATCGGGAAGCGCAGTTGGAAGCAGTGGCAGAAGGCGTTTTTGTCTCACCCGTTGAAGTGCTAACAACAGGGCCAACTGACCGCACAGTTGACCGTTGGTTGCAGCGCACGTTAAGTCAGGTGGGTGAGCAACTGGAGATGGTACGCGATCGCATTTTCAGTCTGACTCAACTTCAGCGTCACCATGTTGTTTTGGACTTAAATGCAAGTAGTGGTTTACTCACCTTTGAAGCGTTGCGTCGGGTACCAGAAGGTGGAGTTTATGCCTGTACTCGGACACCGGCTGAAGCTATTGCCCTACAAGAACAGGTGGCGGCACTTCCCGAACTCAAGCGTCCTTTTGTGTTGAGTTCTACCTTAACCGAGTTGCCAGAGGTTTTAGCCACCCAAGCCCCCGATATTCGGTTTGATTGCATCATCGGGCGCAATGCGCTTATCCACGAACCGGATAAACTCGCAGCAGCCAAAATGTTAGCTCAATTGCTACAACAGTCGGGAGTCTTGGTACTAGCTGAGACGGTACCACGCTACACGCAACGGCTTTATCGTTTGCTCGAAAAGTCGAAGCTGAATGCTGACTTGTACCAGCGATTAGTGGCAGCGGAAGAGGCGATTTACAGCGACAAGTTAGACCCAATGGTGAACTGGGATACGGATGAGCTACGGGCTGCCTTCGAGGAGGTGGGGTTAGTAGTTGAAGTGGATGAGGAGCGATCGCTTACCCAATTGCATATTACACCCGCCTTAATCGAGCGCTGGTTCGCTACTACTTCTGCAACAAATAGACCTTCTTATGCGGCGCATTTGGCGAACAACCTTCACGAAGAAGAAATCCGTACTGTAAAAGACCTATTCACCCGCTGGTTACTCCATCAAACTGTTAATTGGGAGAGTGCGATCGCTTTTGCGAGGGCTGAGCTGTCGTAA
- a CDS encoding DUF3592 domain-containing protein, which translates to MNIGLGVNRLFTKGFGVLCILIGGTLLVQLPSFYKSEVDFKSKAIRATGTVIKTRVEEQVVANGTASTIRLKLVSTVRFHTNQGKLVDFTTADACWRLQDCENKTVSLRYDPSLPSKARLDSRLSPEAQVVWFLMVSSFFLLCGISCFVPENNDTASSNKQLSLR; encoded by the coding sequence ATGAATATTGGACTAGGGGTAAATCGTCTGTTTACAAAAGGATTCGGTGTTCTATGTATTTTGATTGGTGGGACACTGTTAGTTCAACTACCCTCTTTCTATAAATCTGAAGTCGATTTTAAATCCAAGGCTATTAGAGCAACTGGAACTGTCATTAAAACGAGAGTAGAAGAACAAGTTGTCGCTAATGGTACAGCTAGCACTATAAGACTAAAATTAGTTTCAACGGTGAGATTTCATACCAATCAAGGAAAATTGGTCGATTTTACAACAGCTGACGCTTGTTGGAGGCTGCAAGATTGTGAGAATAAGACGGTTTCTCTACGGTACGATCCGAGCCTTCCTTCAAAGGCAAGACTTGATTCCCGCTTATCACCTGAAGCTCAAGTTGTGTGGTTTTTGATGGTTAGCTCCTTTTTCTTGCTATGTGGAATTAGTTGTTTTGTCCCGGAAAACAATGACACCGCCTCTAGCAATAAACAACTTTCGTTGCGGTGA
- a CDS encoding tyrosine-type recombinase/integrase — protein MLFLNRQLPFSAKIFSRPLPPSKKSSQREREYLPADEVNTMIGTAKKVDRHGVRDSAIILLMFRHGRRTAELAAVKWSQIDLVGDYIEVRRAKDGHNSELTAFAWR, from the coding sequence ATGCTATTTCTCAACAGGCAACTTCCATTTTCGGCAAAGATATTTTCTCGCCCTCTTCCACCATCGAAGAAATCATCTCAACGAGAACGAGAATATCTACCCGCTGATGAAGTAAATACCATGATTGGCACAGCCAAAAAAGTAGATCGTCATGGTGTGAGGGATTCAGCCATTATTTTATTAATGTTTCGTCACGGACGGAGAACCGCTGAATTAGCAGCTGTGAAATGGTCGCAGATAGATTTAGTAGGAGACTACATCGAAGTCCGAAGAGCTAAAGATGGTCACAATAGTGAATTAACTGCATTCGCTTGGCGATAA